Part of the Candidatus Bathyarchaeia archaeon genome, GAAATCGTCGTGGGATTTTGCATCGCTTCCGTCGATGCTAATTTCAACATAATGGATTCCAATTTCTTTCAACCTTCGTGTCGTTTGTTTATTAAGTAGAGTTCCATTGGTGGCTAACGAAACATAAAGGCCAGAATTAACGGCGTGTTTTGCAACTTCAAAAAAGTCTTTCCGCATCAAAGGCTCCCCTCCAGAAAAAGCTAATGCGACAACGCCAAAATCTGCAAGTTGGTCAACGACGCTTAAGGCCTCTTCTGTTTTCAGCTCGTTCCTTAAGGATGTGTTAGAGTTTGAGTAGCAGTGTTTACATCTCAAATTGCACCTATAAGTATAATCCCAAACAACGAGAAAGGGCGCGTAAACCGTTAAGGGTTTCCTAATGCCGAAATAAATAAATGTTTTAACAATGCTTTTTATCCCCCTCCTCGCGTAAGGGTCAGCCAAAATCCTTTCAACCTTCTTCCTCTCTATAGTCAAACTTTTCCTCAGAAATTCCACCCAGAAATTTATCATTTGGGAAGGCACACTACATTTTTTGCATACCTGTGAATTTAAACCAACGTATTGGTCAAGGGCAACATCGAGCACTTGTCTGCCGCAGTTATCGCATTTTTTAAGGGATAGCATTAACATCTTTTTGGTTATTGGGAAAGTTATTACGGCGTTCCAGAAGCCGCTGTATTTTAGGGGGTTCAAGATTTGACCCTTTCAATGTTGATTAATTGGTTAAGAGTCTTGGTTAAAACATTTTCGTGCCCAGAACATTTGAAAGGAAGTACTCAGCCCTTTTCAGGTCCTCATAACTGTTTATGTTAATAGTAGCTTCAATGTCCTCTGAAATAAGGGTTTCTTGATCCATTTCTCCTTCAAAGATTTTGGCGCCATCTAAGACGTTGATTCCGGAAACAACGTAGTTCACACCCTTATAATTATAGAGCGAAGGTGTTGAAAGTCCAATTTTCCTAAACTTTTCAATGGGAACTAAAACGGTTAGGGCTGGTTTTCCGCATTGTTCATAAATTGAAAGGATTTTATCGAGGAAGCCTCCGGTTAAGGCGGGCAAGTCTGAGGAAACAGTTAGGACTGGATGGTATAACTCGCCCTTTATTATGGCTTGCTTCAAATCTTCATGATAGCCTTTTCCATCGGTTCTAATAACCCTTAAACCTTCGCAGAGACATTTTTCCTCGGTTTTTGGAGTGCTAGGACTTGTTACAACATAGAAATCTGAAACCTTACTTGAAGACTGTACAGCGTTTACAACCCAATTTATCAAGGGTTTGCCCATGAAAGGAGCCAGAGGTTTTTCAATATTTGAACTAAACCTTTTACCCTTCCCACCAGCCATTATTAGAGCTAAAAACTCCATGAAACGATCCCACCAGCCACTGCAAGTAAGCATATAGCCCTAACCATTTCATTAGTTGCGCCGAGAACATCTCCCGATGTGCCGCCAAAAATTCTCTCTGAAAGCTTTTCTAAAGAGAATCCTGCGAAAAAGCTGATCAGTAAAAAGATTATGCTTGAAAAACCAAAAAGCGGGAAAATAATTAGGAAAGAAATGGCATACGATAAGGCGATAAGTTTGCTCCCCTTATTAAGCTTAACAAACAATTCGCCCAGCCCACTATATGCTGGTTTTCCAAACCAAGCCATGGTAAACATCGCCAGTTTCGCTGAAACTTCGGCGCAAATCAAGGCTTTAAAAACAAGGTTAAAGTCTGTTAAGAAAACCCCGAGGAAAGCTAAAAACTCTACAAAAGCGGCTAAGAAAGCCCCCTTATAGGTTACAATCCAAGCGTGAGCCGCAAACCTCCTCTCTTCAAGCTTTTCGAATCCTAGAGCATTTCCTAAATCGACAAGCCCATCAAAATGTTGAAGCCCTGTCAAGACAAGCAAAAAGGAAAGGGTCGCTCCCGAAGAGAAAACTCTTGTAAGTATGCCTCCCCTAGCCCCAAGAAGTCTTTGTAAAATGGGCATGAAAAGTGAGAGTAAACTCGTGCAGAATTGGAAATATGCTGCTGCAAACAAGCCAATAATTCCCCCAACGAGGGGGAAAAGAAACATGTATTTTGCCGAGGTTTTAACGAAGCTCTCCTCTTTAGTTAATGGAATTATGGTGAGGAAGGCTACCAAATCTTTAAAAACATTCAAGGCCTTCATAACACGTTATTAAACTTACCGAAATAAAAATATGAATGTTGCTGTAGAAAGGCTTGCAATAAGGAGGATTAACATGCCCCTCGGGAAAACCGTTAAAGGCTTCTTGAAACTTTTAAGGCTTCCGTATTGGCTGATGACTGGAGGGATGTCGCTGCTAACTCTTTTGGCTTTAAAATCAGAAACATTATGGACATTAGATGTTAATATGTTGCTTCTAACTTTTTTCTCCATGGCCTTCATAAGTTCGGCTGGATTCTCAATAAATGACTTTTTCGATCAAGACGGAGATGCATTAGTTAAACCAAATAGGCCCATCCCTGCGGGGGAGATATCCCCAAAAACCGCCGTATACGTTTCAGCCATATTTTTCTTCCTAGGATTGCTCCAAGCATTCCTTCTTAACTGGTTATGTTTCTTGATTGTGCTGATAGACTCGGTTTTGTTAGTTTTCTATTCCGCGTTTGTAAAGCGGAAGTCTGGATTTATTTCAAACATTTTAGTTGGGGGTTTAATAGGAACAACATTTCTTTACGGTGAAGCTTCAGGATTCGGGAAAATAACCGCTGCTTCATTGGCTATGTACCCGATCTGTCTTGGAAGCATTGGTGGAAATGTCTTAAGGGACATTATAAGCCTAGAAGGCGACTGTATGGTGGGTTATCCAACTTTGCCACAAAAATTTGGTGTTGAAAATTCGGCTAAGATAGCGGCTTTATTCTTTATTGGCTGCGCAGTTTTTTCGCCGCTTCCCTATATATTTCACATTTTCAGCGAGAAATACTTAGTGCTTATGTTGATTTGGGGCTTAACGCTTACATGCTGTTCCGTTCGCCTTTTGAAGGCGCCCCTTTCACAAGAGACTGTGAGAAAAAATGAGCGGATAATGACCATGTCGATGATTTTTTTGCCGTTGGCTCTAATAATTGAGGTAGTAATATGAAAAAAACTGAAAGCATATGCCCAGAATGCCTTAAAGAAATTACGGTGGAAGTTCATCGAGATGAAGACAAAATTATAATGCGGAAAAAATGTAGAGAACATGGATTATTCTCTGTTCCGCATTGGCAAAGCGCAAAAATCTTCAACTATGTGGAAAAATTTGACTTCTTTAAATATCACATTAAAAATGTAGATCCAAACAAGGATGAAAAGTGTCCCTTTTCATGTGGACTCTGTAGCAATCATCTATCAAAAACCGTGATTGCAGTTATCGACCTGACAAAGAAATGTGACTTATATTGCTCTATATGCTTTGCCAGTTTTCCCGAATGCGAGAATGAATATGAACCTGGTAAAGATGAGGTTTTCAAGATGTTAGAGTTTTTAAGCCGCCTTAACCCCAAACCTCCAGCTGTACTTTTTTCGGGAGGTGAGCCGTTGCTAAGGGAGGATTTAGCCGAGATAATACGTTTTGCACATGAACTTGGCTTTTTAACAATTCTTGCAACCAACGGGGTTAGAATGGCTAAAAGCCCTAGTATAGCGGCTAAATTAAAGAGAAGCGGATTAAACATTGTCTATTTACAATTTGACAGCCTAAAAGATGAGGTTTATGGGAAGCTGAGAGGAAGGAAGCTTTTAGAAGAAAAGTTAAGGGTTATTGAAGTATGCCGCAAATACGATATTGAAGTTATACTGGTCCCCACCCTCATAAATGGGATAAACAACGATGAAATCGGGGACATTATAAGGTTTGCTGCTGAAAACTCATACATTGTGAGGGGGGTTGTGTTTCAGCCTATTGCTTTCACGGGAAGAGCGTCAAATGGCTACCTAATAGACGAGTGGACAGATTACACTTTCGCAGAAGAAGTTGAAAAACAGACATCAAACGAAATAAAAGCTGAAGACCTCTACCCAGTTTCAATAATGACACCACCAATAATGGTCATGAGAAAATTCATGAAAAAACCTTGGCCGCTATTTTCATGCAGCCCCCACTGTGGCATTGTAAATTGGATATTCGTTTCAAAGGACGGACGCCTAACACCACTGAACAAGCTCCTTAATTTTGAGAAATTCTTCGGCGAGCTGCTAAGGTTGTCTGAATCGGTTGACTCGAAAGGAAAAATTCAAATATTGTTAACCTTGTTTTTTGCGGCATTAAGATCACTGAACTGGACCATGGTCCAAAAAGAAGTTGGCATATTAAATTTTTTCAAAACAATTTTGAAGGTTCATGTGTCGCCGACATATAAGTCGCTTGGCAACATTAGACGAAGAATATTTCTGCTGGGATGCATGGCCTTCATGGACAGATACAACTTTGACATAAACCGTGTTAAAAGATGCGTAATCCATTATATCACACCGGATTTGAGGATAATTCCTTTCTGTGCCTACAACAACATCTACAGAACTCACATCGAAGCAGAATA contains:
- a CDS encoding NTP transferase domain-containing protein, translating into MEFLALIMAGGKGKRFSSNIEKPLAPFMGKPLINWVVNAVQSSSKVSDFYVVTSPSTPKTEEKCLCEGLRVIRTDGKGYHEDLKQAIIKGELYHPVLTVSSDLPALTGGFLDKILSIYEQCGKPALTVLVPIEKFRKIGLSTPSLYNYKGVNYVVSGINVLDGAKIFEGEMDQETLISEDIEATININSYEDLKRAEYFLSNVLGTKMF
- a CDS encoding adenosylcobinamide-GDP ribazoletransferase translates to MNVFKDLVAFLTIIPLTKEESFVKTSAKYMFLFPLVGGIIGLFAAAYFQFCTSLLSLFMPILQRLLGARGGILTRVFSSGATLSFLLVLTGLQHFDGLVDLGNALGFEKLEERRFAAHAWIVTYKGAFLAAFVEFLAFLGVFLTDFNLVFKALICAEVSAKLAMFTMAWFGKPAYSGLGELFVKLNKGSKLIALSYAISFLIIFPLFGFSSIIFLLISFFAGFSLEKLSERIFGGTSGDVLGATNEMVRAICLLAVAGGIVSWSF
- a CDS encoding geranylgeranylglycerol-phosphate geranylgeranyltransferase, which translates into the protein MNVAVERLAIRRINMPLGKTVKGFLKLLRLPYWLMTGGMSLLTLLALKSETLWTLDVNMLLLTFFSMAFISSAGFSINDFFDQDGDALVKPNRPIPAGEISPKTAVYVSAIFFFLGLLQAFLLNWLCFLIVLIDSVLLVFYSAFVKRKSGFISNILVGGLIGTTFLYGEASGFGKITAASLAMYPICLGSIGGNVLRDIISLEGDCMVGYPTLPQKFGVENSAKIAALFFIGCAVFSPLPYIFHIFSEKYLVLMLIWGLTLTCCSVRLLKAPLSQETVRKNERIMTMSMIFLPLALIIEVVI
- a CDS encoding radical SAM protein, whose protein sequence is MKKTESICPECLKEITVEVHRDEDKIIMRKKCREHGLFSVPHWQSAKIFNYVEKFDFFKYHIKNVDPNKDEKCPFSCGLCSNHLSKTVIAVIDLTKKCDLYCSICFASFPECENEYEPGKDEVFKMLEFLSRLNPKPPAVLFSGGEPLLREDLAEIIRFAHELGFLTILATNGVRMAKSPSIAAKLKRSGLNIVYLQFDSLKDEVYGKLRGRKLLEEKLRVIEVCRKYDIEVILVPTLINGINNDEIGDIIRFAAENSYIVRGVVFQPIAFTGRASNGYLIDEWTDYTFAEEVEKQTSNEIKAEDLYPVSIMTPPIMVMRKFMKKPWPLFSCSPHCGIVNWIFVSKDGRLTPLNKLLNFEKFFGELLRLSESVDSKGKIQILLTLFFAALRSLNWTMVQKEVGILNFFKTILKVHVSPTYKSLGNIRRRIFLLGCMAFMDRYNFDINRVKRCVIHYITPDLRIIPFCAYNNIYRTHIEAEYSKRCLEAKVKLL